A segment of the Oleidesulfovibrio alaskensis DSM 16109 genome:
CTGCGCCATATGGGAGTACTCCGATGAACGCACTTCAACCCGACACGGAACGGCTGCGCGCACTGGACGCGGCCCATGTATGGCACCCCTTCACCCAGATGGCGACGTGGCACGAAGACGCGCCGCTGATAATCGAAAAAGCCCGCGGCAACTGGCTGGTGGATACCGACGGCAACCGCTATCTGGACGGGGTTTCTTCGCTGTGGACCAACGTGCACGGCCACAGACACCCGCATATTGATGCGGCCATACGCGCCCAGCTGGACAACGTGGCACATTCCACGCTGCTGGGTCTATCGAGCCGCCCTGCCATTGAGCTTGCGGCCATGCTGGCCCGGATAGCCCCGCAGGGACTGAACCGCGTCTTCTATTCCGACAGCGGCTCCACTGCGGTGGAAGTGGCGCTGAAGATAGCCTACCAGTACCAGAAGCAACGCGGCCCCGCCGGAGAAGGTCGCAGCAAGTTTTTATGCCTGCGGGGAGCGTACCACGGCGACACCGTGGGGGCCGTTTCGCTGGGCGGCATAGACCTGTTTCATGCCGTGTACGGCGGGCTGCTGTTTGAAACCGTACGGGCCGAGGCACCGTACTGCTACCGGTGCCCCTTCGGCCGGCAGAAAGAATCATGCCGCCACGAGTGCTTCACCCATCTGGAAGAAACGGCCACACGCCACGCGCCGGAACTGGCCGCCATGGTCATAGAGCCGCTGGTTCAGGGTGCCGCCGGTCAGATAACACACCCCGACGGTTATCTGGCCCACGCCCGCGCCCTGTGCGACAGGCTCGGTATTCTGCTTATCGCCGACGAAGTGGCCGTGGGTTTCGGCAAAACCGGAACCATGTTTGCCTGCGAACAGGAAAAAGTGGCTCCCGACCTGCTGTGTCTGGCCAAAGGCATTTCCGGCGGATATCTGCCGCTGGCAGCCACCATGGTGACCGACGCCGTATACGAGGCTTTTTTGGGCGACCACGCGCAATGCCGCACGTTTTTCCACGGGCACACCTATACCGGTAATGCGCTGGCATGTGCCGCAGGCATAGCCAGCCTGCAGCTTTTCCGCACCGAAAGCACACTGGAGCGGCTGCAGCATATCATCACCATATACGATGCACTGCTGCGGCAGCTGGAAACACTGCCCCATGTGGGCGATATCCGCCGCAGGGGCATCATGACCGGCATAGAGCTGGTGGAAGACCGCGCCACACGCCGTCCGTATCCTTTTGCCCTGCGCACCGCGCACAAGGTGGTGCTGGCAGCACGCAGGAGAGGAGTTATCATCCGGCCGCTGGGCGACGTGCTGGTGCTCATGCCGCCCCTGAGCATCACCGCGCAGGAGTGCGGCCTGCTGGTCGAAGCCACGGCGGAAGCCATACAGGAAGTGACCGGAGGCCCCCGTGTCTGAAAAAAATATGCCTGAAAAAACTGTGTCTGAGCGGGACGGGGAAAGTTCGGACGCCCCCCGTGATACCGCCATGTCCGGCGCGCAAAAACACCCCGCAGAAAAAATGGGCCGGAAAAGCTCCGCGGCTGTTCCCGCCGCCCGTACCGCTTCCGTCTTCTGCTGTTTTCCTGCGGATGATCCTGTCTACGCAGAGCATTTTCCCGGTGCGCCCTGTGTGCCCGGCTCGCTGCTCATGCAGGCGTTTATCCGCGCCGCGGAACAGATGACCGGCCCTGCACCGGACGCGGGACAATGGACATTCACGGGGGTACGCTTCCGGAAGTTTGTGCCGCCCGGCACTCACGTCTGCACGGTCAGCGCAGTCACGGACGGCAGCGGCAGCGCATACCGGTGCACCCTGCTTGTGGACGGCGTCGCCGCCGTCACAGGAACCATACAATGCGCCTAAGCCATACCCGCGGATGTGTACTGGTGGCGGGCGGCGGCAGCGCGCTGGGCACCGCTTCGGCCACGCTGCTGGCCCGTGCGGGCGTACCGCTGTGCCTGACGGCAGGCAGCGCAGAGGCAGCCGCCCGCATACACAACGCTTTCAGCGCAGCGCACCTATCCTGCCCGCCGGTACTCATCGTGCGCATGGAAGACACAGCCCGCGCCGATGCCCTGCCGGAACAGGCGGCAGCAGCCGCAGGCATGCCCGCGGCATATCTGCTGGACCTGATGCATACGGATCATGAAAGCCTGCTGGCATCGGCATCACCGGACACAATCAGCGCATACATAGAAGCCAATATAACATGGCGTGCCCGTCTGGTGCGTGCGGTCAGCCGCCATATGCTGCACCGCCGCTGCGGCCGCATGGTTTTTGTCTCGTCAACGGCTGCGGCGCTGCCCGCCGCCGGACAGGGACTGTATGCCGCGGCAAAACTGGCTGCCGAAGCCCTGTACCGCAGCACCGGTACAGAACTGGCCGCACGGGGCATCACAACATGCTCGCTGCGTCTCGGATATGTGGCTGCAGGGCGCGGAGCCCGCTATCTGAAGCAGCATCCGGACCTGCTGCAGCGCATTCCGCTGCAACGGGCGGTGGACGTGCACGAGGCTGCCGGAGCACTGGCGTTCCTTCTCAGCGACGAAGCCGCCGCCATCAACGCCACCGCCATCACCATGGACGGCGGTCTGACCGCCTGCAAATAAAAGGAGACCACAGCATGACTCAGCAGACCGCCCCCTGCGCCGTGACAGAACGGGTCATCGGCATCATCGCGGAAGTTCTCGATATTCCGCCGCACACCATCACTCCGGAAACCCGCGTATTACGCGATCTTGAAACCGAATCCATCGATCTGCTCGAATTCGGCGTGGGGCTCAATGCGGCATTCGGCATACCGGTCGCCGACGACACGGTGTTTCTCACCTCACTGCGCGTGCACCTTGAAGAAGCCCGGCATGCAGATGCTGACCCGTACAAAATGATGGCAGGACGGTATCCTCACCTGAGCTGCGACCGCGTGGCCTGCATACTCCGCACACTGGATGATGGGCCCGTGCTGAGCGTACAGGATATTGCGGATTACGTGCTGCACGCCCTGCGCGCCGGACAGCATGAAAAGGCTCCGAGCCATGCAGGCTGAACGCAGGGTGGTCATCACCGGCGCCGGTGCCGTCACCCCGCTGGGGCATACACCGCAGGACATCCGGCAGTCGGTGATGACCGGCCGCACCGTATTTGAACCTACTTCCGTGCCGGCGGGGTATGCACAGGCACCGGCGCAGTTCGATGCCGACGATGCACTGCGGGGCTGGCGGCACCGGCGCTATCTTAACCGCGGTGCGGCCATGGCCGTGCATGCCGCACGTCAGGCTGCCGGTGCTGCCGGTTTTGCTGCGGGTCTGCCCGGATACTGCGGAATATTCGCCGGAAGCGGTCCGCATCTGGATATGGACAGCGACTACGCACAGCCGCAGCATCTTCCGCAACGGCATGATACGCTTTGTGCCTTATGGATGCTGCGCTATCTGCCCAACACGGCAGCTTCGGCCATCAGCCAGTTGCTGGGCGCCCGCGGCGAAAGTCTGGTGACCGGTACTGCCTGCGCGGCCTCGCTGCAGGCAGTGGGAGAGGCCTTCCGCCGCATCCGCCACGGGGTACTGCCTGTGGCGCTGGCCGGCGGAGGCGATTCGCGCCTGTCATACGGCGGCCTTTTGGCCTATGCCAAGGCGGGCGCACTGGCTCCGTGTTCTGAAGACACTCATGCCGCAGCAGCAGCGGCATGCAGGCCCTTTGACACCGGTCGGCAGGGATTTGCCGCAGGTGAAGGAGCCGCTTTTTTTGTACTGGAA
Coding sequences within it:
- a CDS encoding acyl carrier protein, giving the protein MTQQTAPCAVTERVIGIIAEVLDIPPHTITPETRVLRDLETESIDLLEFGVGLNAAFGIPVADDTVFLTSLRVHLEEARHADADPYKMMAGRYPHLSCDRVACILRTLDDGPVLSVQDIADYVLHALRAGQHEKAPSHAG
- a CDS encoding SDR family oxidoreductase — its product is MRLSHTRGCVLVAGGGSALGTASATLLARAGVPLCLTAGSAEAAARIHNAFSAAHLSCPPVLIVRMEDTARADALPEQAAAAAGMPAAYLLDLMHTDHESLLASASPDTISAYIEANITWRARLVRAVSRHMLHRRCGRMVFVSSTAAALPAAGQGLYAAAKLAAEALYRSTGTELAARGITTCSLRLGYVAAGRGARYLKQHPDLLQRIPLQRAVDVHEAAGALAFLLSDEAAAINATAITMDGGLTACK
- a CDS encoding beta-ketoacyl-[acyl-carrier-protein] synthase family protein — protein: MKRLRAMQAERRVVITGAGAVTPLGHTPQDIRQSVMTGRTVFEPTSVPAGYAQAPAQFDADDALRGWRHRRYLNRGAAMAVHAARQAAGAAGFAAGLPGYCGIFAGSGPHLDMDSDYAQPQHLPQRHDTLCALWMLRYLPNTAASAISQLLGARGESLVTGTACAASLQAVGEAFRRIRHGVLPVALAGGGDSRLSYGGLLAYAKAGALAPCSEDTHAAAAAACRPFDTGRQGFAAGEGAAFFVLESLDHAQKRGAVPLAEVCGYGCSMDGHAMTAPHPQGMHAEQAVRTALHEAGAGPADVTAVCAHGTGTLRNDTAESVMLTRLFAPTGHRPPVLALKSWTGHCASACGAVELAVLLACARHGFLPPVRNLQAPLCDSLSFVRRIQPCTAAELYAAGRPEKLSALTLLQSFGFGGQNAALAVRPFRASTAAAIQDDNIPA
- the bioA gene encoding adenosylmethionine--8-amino-7-oxononanoate transaminase produces the protein MNALQPDTERLRALDAAHVWHPFTQMATWHEDAPLIIEKARGNWLVDTDGNRYLDGVSSLWTNVHGHRHPHIDAAIRAQLDNVAHSTLLGLSSRPAIELAAMLARIAPQGLNRVFYSDSGSTAVEVALKIAYQYQKQRGPAGEGRSKFLCLRGAYHGDTVGAVSLGGIDLFHAVYGGLLFETVRAEAPYCYRCPFGRQKESCRHECFTHLEETATRHAPELAAMVIEPLVQGAAGQITHPDGYLAHARALCDRLGILLIADEVAVGFGKTGTMFACEQEKVAPDLLCLAKGISGGYLPLAATMVTDAVYEAFLGDHAQCRTFFHGHTYTGNALACAAGIASLQLFRTESTLERLQHIITIYDALLRQLETLPHVGDIRRRGIMTGIELVEDRATRRPYPFALRTAHKVVLAARRRGVIIRPLGDVLVLMPPLSITAQECGLLVEATAEAIQEVTGGPRV
- a CDS encoding 3-hydroxyacyl-ACP dehydratase FabZ family protein, translating into MSEKNMPEKTVSERDGESSDAPRDTAMSGAQKHPAEKMGRKSSAAVPAARTASVFCCFPADDPVYAEHFPGAPCVPGSLLMQAFIRAAEQMTGPAPDAGQWTFTGVRFRKFVPPGTHVCTVSAVTDGSGSAYRCTLLVDGVAAVTGTIQCA